The Saccharopolyspora gloriosae genome window below encodes:
- a CDS encoding Bax inhibitor-1/YccA family protein, which produces MRTTSNPAFKNLPTNGGYANFNHGQGGFGAPGQAPAAPPKATRPMTIDDVVTKTAITLALTVGTGAATYITGAYALALPAAIIGLVLSLIIIFKKKVSPALVIAYAAVEGVFLGGISYVIGGAVDGFTGGGGSGIVMQAIAGTIGVFAAMLVVYKTGAVRVTPKLTKWIIGALAGAAILMLLNLVAGFFMEGGLGLRDGGPLAIIFSLVCIGIAAFSFLLDFDAADKAIKSGVDAKFAWYVAFGLMTTLVWLYLEILRLLSYFQND; this is translated from the coding sequence TTGCGCACTACGAGCAACCCAGCGTTCAAGAACCTGCCGACCAACGGCGGGTACGCGAACTTCAACCATGGCCAGGGCGGCTTCGGCGCGCCCGGCCAGGCACCGGCCGCGCCGCCGAAGGCGACGCGCCCGATGACGATCGACGACGTGGTCACCAAGACCGCCATCACGCTCGCCCTCACCGTGGGCACCGGCGCCGCGACCTACATCACGGGCGCCTACGCGCTCGCGCTGCCCGCGGCGATCATCGGCCTGGTGCTGTCGCTGATCATCATCTTCAAGAAGAAGGTCAGCCCGGCGCTCGTCATCGCCTACGCGGCGGTCGAAGGCGTGTTCCTCGGCGGCATCAGCTACGTCATCGGTGGAGCCGTCGACGGCTTCACCGGCGGTGGCGGCTCCGGCATCGTCATGCAGGCGATCGCGGGCACGATCGGTGTCTTCGCGGCGATGCTCGTGGTCTACAAGACCGGCGCCGTCCGCGTCACGCCGAAGCTCACCAAGTGGATCATCGGCGCGCTCGCGGGCGCGGCCATCCTGATGCTGCTCAACCTCGTCGCCGGCTTCTTCATGGAAGGCGGCCTCGGCCTGCGCGACGGCGGCCCGCTCGCCATCATCTTCAGCCTCGTCTGCATCGGCATCGCCGCGTTCAGCTTCCTGCTGGACTTCGACGCCGCGGACAAGGCCATCAAGAGCGGCGTCGATGCCAAGTTCGCCTGGTACGTCGCCTTCGGCCTGATGACCACCCTCGTCTGGCTCTACCTGGAGATCCTGCGCCTCCTGTCGTACTTCCAGAACGACTAG
- a CDS encoding acetyl-CoA C-acetyltransferase, with protein MPEAVIVSATRSPIGRAGKGSLVDVRPDDLAAQMVRAALDKIPQLDPTEIDDLMLGCGLPGGEQGFNMARVVSVLLGYDQLPGTTITRYCSSSLQTTRMALHAIKAGEGDVFISAGVEAVSRFAKGNSDSLDDTHNPVFADAEARTQATGEQGADEWVDPREFGKVPDVYIPMGQTAENLARAKGVSRDEMDEFGVRSQNLAEKAIADGFWAREITPVTTPSGTIVDADDGPRAGVTKEAVSGLKPVFRPDGRITAGNCCSLNDGAAALVIMSDVKAKQLGLTPLARVVSTGVSGLSPEIMGLGPVEASKQALKRAGLGVGDIDLVEINEAFAAQVIPSYQELGFPLEKVNVNGGAIAVGHPFGMTGARITNTLINSLQWHDKQFGLETMCVGGGQGMAMVLERLS; from the coding sequence ATGCCCGAAGCAGTCATCGTCTCCGCCACGCGCTCGCCCATCGGCCGCGCGGGCAAGGGCTCGCTGGTCGACGTGCGCCCGGACGACCTGGCCGCGCAGATGGTGCGCGCCGCGCTGGACAAGATCCCGCAGCTGGACCCCACCGAGATCGACGACCTGATGCTCGGTTGCGGCCTGCCCGGCGGCGAACAGGGCTTCAACATGGCCCGCGTCGTGTCGGTGCTGCTGGGTTACGACCAGCTGCCCGGCACCACCATCACCCGCTACTGCTCGTCGAGCCTGCAGACGACGCGGATGGCGCTGCACGCCATCAAGGCCGGTGAAGGTGACGTGTTCATCAGCGCCGGTGTGGAAGCGGTGTCCCGATTCGCGAAGGGCAACTCGGACTCGCTCGACGACACGCACAACCCCGTGTTCGCCGACGCTGAGGCCCGCACCCAGGCCACCGGGGAGCAGGGCGCCGACGAGTGGGTCGACCCGCGCGAGTTCGGCAAGGTGCCCGACGTCTACATCCCGATGGGCCAGACCGCGGAGAACCTGGCGCGGGCCAAGGGCGTGAGCCGCGACGAGATGGACGAGTTCGGCGTGCGCTCGCAGAACCTGGCGGAGAAGGCCATCGCGGACGGGTTCTGGGCGCGGGAGATCACTCCGGTGACGACGCCCTCCGGCACGATCGTCGACGCCGACGACGGCCCGCGCGCCGGAGTCACGAAGGAGGCCGTGTCCGGCCTGAAGCCGGTGTTCCGCCCGGACGGCCGGATCACGGCCGGGAACTGCTGTTCCCTCAACGACGGCGCCGCCGCGCTGGTGATCATGAGCGACGTGAAGGCGAAGCAGCTGGGCCTGACCCCGCTGGCGCGGGTCGTGTCGACCGGCGTGTCCGGCCTGTCGCCGGAGATCATGGGCCTCGGCCCGGTGGAGGCCTCCAAGCAGGCCCTCAAGCGCGCCGGGCTGGGCGTCGGGGACATCGACCTGGTGGAGATCAACGAGGCGTTCGCCGCGCAGGTCATCCCCTCCTACCAGGAACTGGGCTTCCCGCTGGAGAAGGTCAACGTCAACGGCGGCGCCATCGCCGTCGGCCACCCGTTCGGCATGACCGGCGCCCGCATCACCAACACCCTGATCAACTCCCTCCAGTGGCACGACAAGCAGTTCGGCCTGGAGACCATGTGCGTCGGAGGCGGCCAGGGCATGGCGATGGTCCTGGAGCGGCTTTCCTGA
- a CDS encoding SGNH/GDSL hydrolase family protein — MVGARVLRLAMVAAGTVGGVSGAAYGLLNGQSWYARRAIGEPVGVPFRSDGVHLPDGTGPVASPPEGDAPLRLAVLGDSSAAGLGVEAPDELPGVRIARGLAAELERPVDLTTYAIVGSTSRDLAAQVDAALVAPPQLVLVIIGANDVTARLSVAECAALLGAAVARLREAGVGVVAGTCPDLGAIRPIPQPLRSVASSWSLALGRAQRHAVEAAGGGAVPLADLLSPEFLTRPQELFSPDRFHPSAAGYEAAAGLLLPALCSAIGEWQGPPVPQPPVRSSAAEARRPTSRVVARLNRRFGRRQAT; from the coding sequence ATGGTCGGGGCGCGGGTGTTACGGCTGGCGATGGTCGCGGCGGGGACCGTCGGAGGGGTGTCGGGCGCCGCGTACGGGCTGCTCAACGGGCAGTCCTGGTACGCGCGGCGAGCCATCGGCGAACCCGTCGGCGTCCCGTTCCGCTCGGACGGCGTCCACCTGCCGGACGGCACCGGTCCGGTCGCGTCGCCGCCGGAGGGCGATGCGCCGCTGCGGCTGGCGGTCCTCGGCGACTCCTCGGCGGCCGGGCTCGGTGTGGAGGCGCCGGACGAACTGCCGGGCGTGCGGATCGCCCGGGGCCTGGCGGCGGAGCTGGAGCGGCCGGTCGACCTGACCACTTACGCGATCGTGGGCTCCACGTCGCGGGACCTGGCGGCGCAGGTGGACGCGGCGCTGGTGGCCCCGCCCCAGCTGGTGCTGGTGATCATCGGCGCGAACGACGTCACGGCCCGGCTGTCGGTGGCGGAGTGCGCGGCGCTGCTCGGTGCCGCGGTGGCCCGGCTGCGGGAAGCCGGGGTGGGCGTGGTCGCCGGGACCTGCCCGGACCTGGGGGCGATCCGGCCGATCCCGCAGCCGCTGCGCTCGGTGGCCTCCTCGTGGAGCCTCGCGCTGGGCCGCGCCCAGCGCCACGCGGTGGAAGCCGCGGGCGGCGGCGCGGTGCCGCTGGCGGACCTGCTGTCCCCGGAGTTCCTGACCCGGCCGCAGGAGCTGTTCAGCCCCGACCGGTTCCACCCGTCGGCCGCGGGCTACGAGGCCGCCGCCGGGCTGCTGCTGCCCGCGTTGTGCTCGGCGATCGGCGAGTGGCAGGGCCCGCCGGTACCGCAGCCACCGGTCCGCTCGTCGGCGGCGGAAGCGCGTCGCCCCACCAGCCGCGTCGTGGCCCGCCTGAACCGGAGGTTCGGCCGCCGCCAGGCCACGTGA
- a CDS encoding cystathionine beta-synthase, with amino-acid sequence MDYVEHVIDLVGNTPLVRLNSLAESASTPVLAKVEYLNPGGSVKDRIALRMVEAAEDSGELKPGGTIVEPTSGNTGVGLAMVAQRKGYRCVFVCPDKVSEDKRSVLEAYGAEVVVCPTAVPPEHAESYYSVSDRLVTEIDGAWKPNQYANPANPESHYLSTGPEIWRQTEGRITHFVAGIGTGGTISGIGRYLKEVSGGKVQIIGADPEGSVYSGGGGRPYLVEGVGEDFWPTTYDRDICDEIVPVSDADSFTMTRSLAREEALLVGGSCGMAAAAALRVAERTGPDDVIVVLLPDGGRGYLGKVFNDSWMAKYGFLSPDHAGAAIKDVLLRKDGTIPELVHVHPNETVAEAVAILREFGVSQMPVVNAEPPIMVAEIAGAVNERDLLDALFAGRAQLADRIEEHMSPPLPTIGAGEEVSAAMSALAGADGAMVLIGGKPAGVVTRQDVLAFIAGR; translated from the coding sequence GTGGACTACGTCGAGCACGTCATCGACCTCGTCGGCAACACCCCGCTGGTGCGGCTGAACTCGCTGGCCGAGTCCGCCTCGACGCCGGTGCTGGCGAAGGTCGAGTACCTCAACCCCGGTGGCAGCGTCAAGGACCGGATCGCGCTGCGCATGGTCGAAGCCGCGGAGGACTCCGGGGAGCTCAAGCCCGGCGGGACCATCGTCGAACCCACCTCCGGCAACACCGGTGTCGGCCTGGCGATGGTGGCGCAGCGCAAGGGGTACCGCTGCGTGTTCGTCTGCCCGGACAAGGTCAGCGAGGACAAGCGCAGCGTGCTGGAGGCGTACGGCGCCGAGGTCGTCGTCTGCCCGACGGCGGTGCCGCCGGAGCACGCCGAGTCCTACTACAGCGTCTCCGACCGGCTCGTCACCGAGATCGACGGCGCCTGGAAGCCCAACCAGTACGCCAACCCCGCCAACCCCGAGTCGCACTACCTGAGCACCGGCCCGGAGATCTGGCGCCAGACCGAAGGCCGCATCACGCACTTCGTGGCGGGCATCGGCACCGGCGGCACCATCTCCGGCATCGGGCGCTACCTCAAGGAGGTCTCCGGCGGGAAGGTGCAGATCATCGGCGCCGACCCGGAGGGCTCGGTGTACTCCGGCGGCGGCGGGCGGCCGTACCTCGTCGAGGGCGTCGGCGAGGACTTCTGGCCGACGACCTACGACCGCGACATCTGCGACGAGATCGTGCCCGTCTCCGACGCCGACTCGTTCACCATGACCCGGTCCCTCGCCCGCGAGGAGGCGCTGCTCGTCGGCGGTTCCTGCGGGATGGCCGCCGCGGCGGCGCTGCGGGTGGCGGAGCGCACCGGGCCGGACGACGTGATCGTGGTGCTGCTGCCCGACGGCGGCCGGGGTTACCTCGGCAAGGTCTTCAACGACTCGTGGATGGCGAAGTACGGCTTCCTGTCCCCGGACCACGCGGGCGCAGCCATCAAGGACGTGCTGCTGCGCAAGGACGGCACCATCCCCGAGCTCGTCCACGTTCACCCGAACGAGACCGTCGCGGAGGCGGTGGCCATCCTGCGGGAATTCGGGGTGTCCCAGATGCCGGTCGTCAACGCCGAACCGCCGATCATGGTCGCGGAGATCGCCGGAGCGGTCAACGAACGCGATCTGCTCGACGCGCTGTTCGCCGGTCGCGCGCAGCTCGCCGACCGCATCGAGGAGCACATGTCCCCGCCGCTGCCCACCATCGGCGCAGGTGAGGAGGTCAGCGCGGCGATGTCGGCGCTGGCGGGCGCCGACGGAGCGATGGTCCTCATCGGCGGCAAGCCCGCCGGTGTGGTCACCCGCCAGGACGTGCTCGCGTTCATCGCCGGGCGTTGA
- a CDS encoding cystathionine gamma-synthase: MSDGFATRAIHAGQQPDPTTGSVIVPIHATSTYAQDGVGGMRSGYEYSRTGNPTRTALEQCLAELEGAKHGRAFSSGMAATDAVLRGTLRPGDHMIIPDDAYGGTFRLVDKVLTEWGVQYTPVPVSDVDAVRAAVRPETKVLWVETPTNPLLTIADIAALAQVSRDAGLKLVVDNTFATPYLQRPLELGADVVVHSTTKYLGGHSDVVGGAVLTSDDALASSVAFLQNTAGAVPGPFDAWLTLRGVKTLAARMDRHSANAARIAAALREHPKVSKVYYPGLPEHPGHEVAAKQMHGFGGMISFIHVDGEQAALDVCAKTRLFTLAESLGGVESLIEHPGKMTHASTAGSVLQVPGELVRLSVGIEEADDLVEDLLAAL, encoded by the coding sequence ATGAGTGATGGCTTCGCCACCCGCGCGATCCACGCGGGCCAGCAACCCGATCCGACGACCGGTTCGGTGATCGTCCCCATCCACGCCACCTCCACCTACGCCCAGGACGGCGTCGGCGGCATGCGCTCGGGGTACGAGTACTCGCGCACCGGGAACCCGACCCGCACCGCGCTGGAGCAGTGCCTCGCGGAGCTCGAAGGCGCCAAGCACGGCCGTGCCTTCTCCTCCGGGATGGCGGCCACCGACGCCGTGCTGCGCGGGACGCTGCGACCCGGCGACCACATGATCATTCCCGATGACGCCTACGGCGGCACGTTCCGCCTGGTCGACAAGGTGCTCACCGAGTGGGGCGTGCAGTACACGCCGGTCCCGGTCTCCGACGTCGACGCGGTGCGGGCGGCGGTGCGGCCGGAGACGAAGGTGCTCTGGGTCGAAACGCCCACGAACCCGCTGCTGACCATCGCCGACATCGCCGCGCTGGCGCAGGTCTCGCGCGACGCGGGCCTCAAGCTCGTCGTCGACAACACCTTCGCCACCCCGTACCTGCAGCGTCCGCTGGAGCTCGGAGCGGACGTGGTCGTGCACTCCACCACCAAGTACCTCGGCGGCCACTCCGACGTGGTCGGCGGCGCAGTGCTCACCTCCGACGACGCGCTGGCGAGCTCGGTGGCGTTCCTGCAGAACACCGCGGGCGCCGTCCCCGGGCCGTTCGACGCGTGGCTGACGCTGCGCGGTGTGAAGACGCTGGCGGCGCGGATGGACCGGCACAGCGCCAACGCGGCACGCATCGCCGCGGCCCTGCGCGAGCACCCGAAGGTCTCCAAGGTCTACTACCCGGGCCTGCCCGAGCATCCCGGTCACGAGGTCGCGGCGAAGCAGATGCACGGTTTCGGCGGCATGATCTCGTTCATCCACGTCGACGGCGAGCAGGCCGCGCTGGACGTGTGCGCCAAGACCCGCCTGTTCACCTTGGCGGAGTCGCTCGGCGGGGTCGAGTCGCTGATCGAGCACCCCGGCAAGATGACCCACGCCAGCACCGCGGGCTCCGTGCTGCAGGTGCCCGGCGAGCTGGTGCGGCTGTCGGTCGGCATCGAGGAAGCCGACGACCTCGTCGAGGACCTGCTCGCGGCGCTCTGA
- the ilvA gene encoding threonine ammonia-lyase translates to MHLISLDRIHAAAKELSDVVRRTPLAHSRVLSDHVGGDVHLKCENLQRTGAFKLRGAYVRLRALDERQRAAGVVAASAGNHAQGVALAASLLGIRSTVFMPERATLPKLAATQSYGATVRAEGAVLSETLSLAKEHADRTGAEFIHPFDHPDVLAGQGTVGLEILEQLPHAGTVVVPTGGGGLISGVAAAVKAVRPQVRVIGVQAEQAAAWPASLERGAPVRIEDTRTMADGIAVAEPGEVTFAHVSALVDDMITVSEQALSRALLLCLERMKLVAEPAGVAAVAGILERPDLMTAPTVAVLSGGNIDPLLLLQLIRHGMTSAGRYLSLRVRLPDRPGSLAGLVAQLGDLAANVLDIEHSRISGALALGEVDVEISLETRGPEHREHVVAELTRAGFTVTSER, encoded by the coding sequence ATGCACCTGATCAGCCTGGACCGGATCCACGCCGCGGCCAAGGAGCTCTCCGACGTGGTCCGGCGGACCCCGCTCGCGCACTCCAGGGTGCTCAGCGATCACGTCGGCGGTGACGTGCACCTGAAGTGCGAGAACCTCCAGCGCACGGGGGCGTTCAAGTTGCGCGGCGCCTACGTCCGGTTGCGCGCGCTCGACGAGCGGCAGCGCGCCGCCGGGGTGGTGGCGGCCAGCGCGGGCAACCACGCGCAGGGCGTCGCCTTGGCGGCGTCGCTGCTGGGCATCCGCTCCACCGTGTTCATGCCGGAGCGCGCGACGCTGCCGAAGCTGGCGGCGACCCAGTCCTACGGCGCGACGGTGCGGGCGGAGGGCGCGGTGCTGTCCGAAACCCTCTCCCTGGCCAAGGAGCACGCCGACCGGACGGGCGCGGAGTTCATCCACCCGTTCGACCACCCGGACGTCCTGGCCGGGCAGGGCACGGTCGGGCTGGAGATCCTCGAACAGCTCCCGCACGCAGGCACGGTGGTGGTGCCGACCGGCGGCGGCGGCCTGATCAGCGGAGTGGCCGCCGCGGTGAAGGCCGTGCGCCCCCAGGTGCGGGTGATCGGCGTGCAGGCCGAGCAGGCCGCCGCCTGGCCCGCGTCGCTGGAGCGGGGCGCGCCGGTGCGCATCGAGGACACCCGCACGATGGCCGACGGGATCGCCGTCGCCGAGCCCGGCGAGGTGACGTTCGCGCACGTGTCCGCGCTCGTCGACGACATGATCACGGTCAGCGAGCAGGCCTTGTCGCGGGCGTTGCTGCTGTGCCTGGAGCGGATGAAGCTGGTCGCCGAACCGGCCGGGGTCGCCGCCGTCGCGGGAATCCTGGAGCGCCCGGACCTGATGACGGCGCCGACGGTGGCGGTGCTCTCCGGCGGCAACATCGATCCGCTGCTGCTGTTGCAGCTGATCCGGCACGGCATGACCTCGGCGGGCCGCTACCTGTCGCTGCGGGTGCGCCTGCCGGACCGGCCGGGGTCGCTGGCGGGACTGGTCGCTCAGCTCGGGGACTTGGCGGCGAACGTGCTCGACATCGAGCACTCCCGGATCTCCGGCGCCCTCGCGCTCGGCGAGGTCGACGTGGAGATCAGCCTGGAGACGCGCGGGCCGGAGCACCGCGAGCACGTGGTCGCCGAGCTGACCCGCGCGGGCTTCACCGTCACCTCCGAACGCTGA
- the hppD gene encoding 4-hydroxyphenylpyruvate dioxygenase, which translates to MRRLVGLVDHDTSHDPFPVRAMDAVVFVVGNATQSALFYQVAFGMELVAYRGPEHGYRDHKSYVLKSGSARFVLQGAVDPDSPLADHHRAHGDGVVDLALEVQDVDRCVEHARAQGATVLDEPNDLTDEHGVVRTAAIATYGETRHTLIDRSRYTGPYLPGYVARSSGYVKPEGAPKRLFQAVDHCVGNVELGDMDRWVGFYNRVLGFVNMAEFVGDDIATEYSALMSKVVANGNHRVKFPLNEPAAGRKKSQIDEYLEFYRGAGCQHIALATGDILRTITAMRAAGVEFLATPDSYYDDPELRARIGEVRLPIETLKEHGILVDRDEDGYLLQIFTKPIGDRPTVFYELIERHGSLGFGKGNFKALFEAIEREQELRGNL; encoded by the coding sequence ATGCGCCGACTCGTCGGACTCGTCGACCACGACACGAGCCACGACCCGTTCCCGGTGCGGGCGATGGACGCGGTCGTGTTCGTCGTCGGCAACGCCACCCAGAGCGCGCTGTTCTACCAGGTCGCGTTCGGCATGGAGCTCGTCGCCTACCGCGGCCCCGAACACGGCTACCGCGACCACAAGTCCTACGTGCTCAAGTCCGGCTCCGCCCGCTTCGTGCTGCAGGGAGCCGTCGATCCGGACAGCCCGCTCGCCGACCACCACCGGGCGCACGGCGACGGCGTGGTCGACCTCGCGCTGGAAGTGCAGGACGTGGACCGCTGCGTCGAACACGCCCGCGCGCAGGGCGCGACGGTGCTCGACGAGCCAAACGACCTCACCGACGAGCACGGGGTGGTGCGCACCGCTGCCATCGCGACCTACGGCGAGACCAGGCACACGCTGATCGACCGCAGCCGCTACACCGGCCCGTACCTGCCCGGGTACGTCGCCCGCAGCAGCGGCTACGTCAAACCGGAAGGGGCGCCGAAACGCCTGTTCCAGGCCGTCGACCACTGCGTCGGCAACGTCGAACTCGGCGACATGGACCGCTGGGTCGGGTTCTACAACCGGGTGCTGGGCTTCGTGAACATGGCCGAGTTCGTCGGCGACGACATCGCCACCGAGTACTCCGCGCTGATGAGCAAGGTCGTCGCCAACGGCAACCACCGGGTCAAGTTCCCGCTCAACGAGCCCGCCGCCGGGCGCAAGAAGTCGCAGATCGACGAGTACCTGGAGTTCTACCGGGGCGCGGGCTGCCAGCACATCGCGCTGGCCACCGGCGACATCCTGCGCACCATCACCGCGATGCGCGCCGCCGGCGTGGAGTTCCTCGCCACGCCCGACTCGTACTACGACGACCCGGAGCTGCGGGCCCGCATCGGGGAGGTGCGGCTGCCGATCGAGACCTTGAAGGAGCACGGCATCCTCGTCGACCGCGACGAGGACGGCTACCTGCTGCAGATCTTCACCAAGCCGATCGGCGACCGGCCGACGGTGTTCTACGAGCTCATCGAGCGGCACGGCTCGCTGGGCTTCGGCAAGGGCAACTTCAAGGCGCTGTTCGAAGCCATCGAGAGGGAGCAGGAACTGCGCGGCAACCTCTGA
- a CDS encoding Lrp/AsnC ligand binding domain-containing protein, with protein MDFEETELDALDARLLLLLADEPRLGVLECSRRLGVARGTVQARLDRMRRRGVLRGFPPDLNLAAMGYGLTAFAVLEIAQGQRNAVAQRLAAIDEVCEVHTTTGEGDLWVRLVARSNADLQRVIDEVVAAPQVLRTSTSIALSTPVPPRVRPLLERLAGDPPAAP; from the coding sequence GTGGACTTCGAGGAGACCGAGCTGGACGCGCTCGACGCCCGGCTGCTGCTGTTGCTGGCCGACGAGCCGCGCCTCGGCGTGCTGGAGTGCTCGCGGCGCCTCGGCGTGGCGCGCGGGACGGTGCAGGCTCGGCTGGACCGGATGCGTCGGCGCGGGGTGCTGCGCGGTTTCCCGCCGGATCTGAACCTGGCGGCGATGGGGTACGGGTTGACCGCGTTCGCGGTGCTGGAGATCGCGCAGGGGCAGCGCAACGCGGTGGCGCAGCGGCTGGCCGCGATCGACGAGGTGTGCGAGGTGCACACGACCACCGGCGAGGGCGATCTGTGGGTGCGGTTGGTGGCGCGTTCGAACGCGGACCTGCAGCGGGTGATCGACGAGGTGGTGGCGGCGCCGCAGGTGTTGCGGACGTCGACGTCGATCGCGTTGTCCACGCCGGTGCCGCCGCGGGTGCGGCCGTTGCTGGAGCGGCTGGCGGGTGATCCTCCGGCCGCGCCTTGA